One genomic segment of bacterium includes these proteins:
- a CDS encoding ion transporter — MKREKVKQFVEKSSVQNFIIILIIFNSITIGMETSGAIMNAFGRTLLFIDKIILAIFVIEILLKLYAYRLNFFKNGWNIFDFTIVAIALLPASGALAVLRSLRIFRSLRLIKNLPRLRFIVESLLLSLPSIGWIFVLLTLVFYVFSVIGTKLFGASYPEWFGTIWASMFSLFQIMTLEGWADIARTISARYPFSNAFFISFILIASYTTLNIFIAIVVNTMSEIQQKISIQEASKIEDIIQDENEELRNDIRNLKEQIIKMEEKLSKKISSL; from the coding sequence ATGAAGAGAGAAAAAGTTAAACAATTTGTAGAGAAAAGTTCAGTACAGAATTTTATAATAATATTAATAATTTTTAATTCGATTACAATTGGCATGGAAACTTCCGGTGCCATTATGAATGCGTTTGGAAGAACGCTTCTGTTCATTGATAAAATTATACTTGCAATTTTTGTTATTGAAATATTATTAAAGCTTTATGCTTATAGACTAAATTTCTTTAAAAACGGCTGGAATATTTTTGATTTCACAATTGTGGCAATTGCCCTGCTTCCGGCTTCGGGAGCGCTTGCAGTTCTTCGATCGCTGAGAATATTCAGGTCGCTGAGACTAATTAAAAACCTTCCGAGATTACGGTTTATAGTTGAATCTTTACTTCTTTCTCTTCCGAGTATCGGGTGGATTTTTGTTTTGCTTACTCTTGTGTTCTATGTTTTTTCAGTTATCGGCACAAAATTGTTCGGCGCCTCCTATCCAGAGTGGTTTGGAACCATCTGGGCGTCGATGTTTTCGCTGTTTCAGATAATGACGCTTGAAGGCTGGGCAGACATTGCCAGAACAATAAGCGCGAGATATCCTTTTTCAAATGCTTTTTTCATTTCTTTTATACTAATTGCTTCATACACAACACTAAACATTTTTATTGCCATCGTTGTTAATACAATGTCTGAAATCCAGCAGAAGATCAGCATTCAGGAAGCAAGCAAAATAGAAGATATAATTCAGGATGAAAACGAAGAGCTCAGAAACGATATCAGAAATCTGAAAGAACAAATCATAAAAATGGAAGAAAAGCTTTCTAAAAAAATCAGCTCTCTGTAA
- a CDS encoding 5-(carboxyamino)imidazole ribonucleotide synthase: MEKLVTSEIKLGIIAGGQLGKMLVLAASNWNVNTYIMDKDEHCPASASCSFFFNGDPLNFDDVYEFGHLVDVVTLELENVNVEALKKLKSEGKKIIPDPDKLEIIQDKGLQKQFYDKINVSSSSFTLFDKKQDIINSINSEKLSYPFIQKLRKGGYDGRGVSIIHSKDDLDILLDGASEVEKYIEIDKEISAIVARNQSGEVKCHPTVEMEFNPTANLVERLICPSTLPAEIENQAEDIAIKIITELNLCGLLAVEMFVDKNKKIWVNEIAPRPHNSGHHTIESAITSQFEQQLRAIFNLPLGSTKLKLPAVMINLLGEPGYEGKVRYEGLTECMAIEGVKIHLYGKKITKPFRKMGHVTVLAPTIEEAKTKADFVKQKMKVVSW, encoded by the coding sequence ATGGAAAAACTTGTAACGTCAGAAATTAAGCTTGGCATTATTGCCGGCGGACAACTGGGAAAAATGCTTGTTCTCGCAGCAAGCAACTGGAACGTGAATACGTACATAATGGACAAAGATGAACATTGTCCTGCTTCAGCATCATGCTCATTTTTTTTCAATGGGGATCCGCTAAACTTTGATGATGTTTATGAATTCGGACATCTTGTAGATGTTGTTACTCTTGAGCTGGAAAATGTAAACGTCGAAGCTCTCAAAAAATTAAAATCTGAGGGAAAGAAGATTATACCTGATCCCGATAAACTTGAGATCATACAAGACAAGGGATTGCAAAAGCAGTTTTATGATAAGATAAATGTTTCTTCCTCTTCGTTCACATTGTTCGACAAAAAACAGGATATTATTAATTCTATCAACAGTGAAAAACTTTCTTATCCTTTTATTCAAAAACTACGCAAGGGTGGTTACGATGGACGAGGAGTTTCAATTATTCATTCAAAAGATGATTTGGATATTCTGCTCGATGGTGCTTCTGAAGTTGAAAAGTACATTGAAATAGACAAAGAAATTTCAGCAATAGTTGCACGCAACCAAAGCGGAGAAGTTAAATGTCATCCAACAGTAGAAATGGAATTTAATCCAACGGCAAATCTGGTTGAAAGGCTTATTTGCCCATCCACATTACCCGCAGAAATCGAAAACCAAGCTGAAGATATTGCTATAAAAATTATTACCGAGCTAAATCTGTGCGGTTTGCTCGCTGTTGAAATGTTTGTTGATAAGAATAAAAAAATCTGGGTAAATGAAATCGCCCCGCGACCCCATAACAGCGGTCATCACACAATTGAAAGCGCTATAACTTCGCAATTTGAACAACAGCTTAGAGCAATCTTTAATTTGCCTCTTGGTAGTACAAAACTGAAACTACCGGCCGTTATGATAAACCTTTTAGGAGAACCGGGATACGAAGGTAAGGTTAGATATGAAGGATTAACAGAGTGTATGGCAATTGAAGGAGTTAAAATTCATCTTTATGGAAAAAAGATAACAAAGCCGTTTAGAAAAATGGGACACGTAACTGTTTTGGCTCCAACAATAGAAGAAGCCAAAACAAAAGCAGATTTTGTAAAACAAAAAATGAAGGTTGTGTCATGGTAA
- a CDS encoding SDR family oxidoreductase — protein sequence MKEKVVIITGANKGIGKEATKEIAKLGAKIYMACRSLDSAEHAKDEIIKESGNPNVFVKHLDLASVDSIKKFAKSFKQNESRLDVFINNAGLWTKTKKLTDINVEQTFAVNVLGHQLLTQLLINELKNAAPSRIINVASHFAGGLDIDDINFDKRNYNETLAYKQTKQANRMLTREWARRLEKDNISFYSMTPGFIPDTELFREQNSAGKLLLKMFALIEGRTIPEGADTIVWLASSENINGSNGGFYNQRKEEKCKFNNPADEKKLWEKCEEFLNKIKVNDSVFQSA from the coding sequence TTGAAAGAAAAAGTAGTAATAATAACAGGTGCCAATAAAGGCATCGGTAAAGAAGCAACTAAAGAAATCGCTAAGCTTGGAGCTAAGATTTATATGGCGTGCAGATCACTTGATTCTGCTGAGCATGCGAAGGATGAAATTATAAAAGAATCCGGCAATCCAAATGTTTTTGTAAAGCATCTTGATCTTGCTAGTGTTGATTCAATTAAAAAATTTGCGAAATCATTCAAACAAAATGAAAGCAGGCTTGATGTGTTTATTAACAACGCAGGACTATGGACAAAAACTAAAAAGTTAACTGATATAAATGTTGAGCAGACATTTGCTGTAAATGTTCTCGGTCATCAGCTTTTAACTCAACTTCTTATTAATGAATTGAAGAATGCCGCTCCATCAAGAATCATAAATGTGGCTTCACATTTTGCGGGAGGACTCGATATTGATGACATCAACTTCGATAAAAGAAATTACAACGAGACTCTTGCTTACAAACAAACCAAGCAAGCAAACAGAATGCTCACGCGCGAGTGGGCAAGAAGATTAGAGAAGGATAATATTTCGTTTTATTCAATGACTCCCGGATTTATTCCGGACACAGAATTATTCAGAGAACAAAACTCAGCCGGAAAACTTCTTCTGAAAATGTTCGCTTTAATTGAAGGAAGAACTATCCCGGAAGGTGCCGACACAATTGTTTGGTTAGCTTCATCTGAAAATATAAACGGAAGTAACGGCGGCTTTTATAATCAAAGAAAAGAAGAAAAATGTAAATTCAATAATCCTGCAGATGAAAAGAAACTTTGGGAAAAATGTGAGGAGTTTCTCAATAAAATAAAAGTGAACGATTCTGTTTTTCAATCAGCATAA
- a CDS encoding DUF937 domain-containing protein yields MDILNTIQSALGGGNKKDDLMSTVMGLLGGQGGLNNLISQFTSKGLGDVVGSWVSTGKNLPVSGDQLQNVLGKDTISNLASKLGMDNGALTSQLTNLLPDVVDKLTPEGKVPEGDIMSKGMDILGGLLGKK; encoded by the coding sequence ATGGACATACTAAACACAATTCAATCAGCGCTTGGCGGTGGGAATAAAAAAGATGATCTGATGTCTACTGTTATGGGTCTGCTTGGCGGGCAAGGTGGTTTAAATAATCTAATAAGTCAATTTACATCAAAGGGTTTGGGAGATGTTGTCGGTTCTTGGGTTAGCACAGGAAAAAATCTTCCCGTCTCCGGAGATCAGCTCCAAAATGTTCTCGGCAAGGATACCATTAGTAACCTTGCATCAAAACTTGGAATGGACAATGGTGCTCTGACTTCTCAGCTTACTAATCTCCTTCCGGATGTAGTTGATAAACTTACTCCTGAAGGCAAAGTTCCCGAGGGTGATATTATGAGCAAAGGAATGGACATACTTGGCGGACTGCTGGGCAAAAAGTAA